A single Actinomycetota bacterium DNA region contains:
- a CDS encoding GlsB/YeaQ/YmgE family stress response membrane protein: MDIIGVIIAGIIIGLLGKFFAPGDRDNIPLWLTIVCGIGGVLIGYYLAAALGVDATRGIDWIRWIISIIVAAVLVMIAASVTGRRGRTI; encoded by the coding sequence GTGGACATCATCGGTGTGATCATCGCAGGCATCATCATCGGCCTGCTGGGCAAGTTCTTCGCGCCAGGCGACCGCGACAACATTCCGCTCTGGCTCACCATTGTCTGCGGGATCGGCGGCGTGCTCATCGGCTACTACCTCGCGGCAGCGCTCGGTGTTGACGCGACGCGCGGCATCGACTGGATCCGGTGGATCATCAGCATCATCGTCGCGGCCGTCCTCGTCATGATCGCGGCCTCGGTGACGGGCAGACGCGGCAGGACGATCTA